The DNA region GAGGCATTCCGACCGGGTCGCCGCGGTCCTGCTGATGTGCGGGCCGTTCACCGGTGACTGGCGGACCGACTACCGAGCGGAGCGCCGCCGTCGCATGACCCTGGCCCAGCAGGAGCGGCGCCGCGCGTTGCAGGAGCTGCCGCACCGCACGGAGGAGCAGGAAGTCGAACTGCTGACGCTGTCCTGGTTCACCGACCACGCCGACCCCGTACGCGGATGGCAGTGGGCGGCCCAGGATGCCCGGCTGCGCCGCCCCGTCAACTGGTCCATGAACGACGAACTCGGCAGCGACGGACGCGCGGATCCCCTCGACGAGCACCTTGCCGATCTGCGTGCGTGCCTGCCCGAGCGGGCGGAACTCCTGGCCGGAGCCGGCGATCCCCGTCCGGTGTCGGCGCTGCAATCGCTCGCGCTCCGGCTCGACCTGCCCCTGACCCGGATCGAGGACGCCGGACACGAGCCCTGGCTGGAGCAGCCCGACGCCGTGCGCGCGCACCTTCGGCGATTCGTCCAGGGAGCCGTGGGCGCCTAGGTGCGCTCGGCCGTGCCGTTCCGGACGCTGACGTGGTCGACGCGCTACGCGACCAAGGGCCACGAGGACGGCCACGGCGGCCGCGTGGGCCGGCAGCCACAGCGTCGTGGTGAAGGACAGGCAGTCGGCGACGGCGGTGTGGCTGTGGACAGCCCGCGCGTCGGCCAGGGCGGCGGTGCCGCGGTCGGCGGGGGCCGCGAGGGCCGCTTCCGTCCGGGTGGTTCCGCGTGAACGCCGGGGGTGACGTCGTCGCCTCCGGCGGGCTGTGGCGGGTCGGCGTGCGCCACCCCGTACACGCCGACCGGC from Streptomyces flavofungini includes:
- a CDS encoding alpha/beta fold hydrolase, with amino-acid sequence MTWKETQGLASMTDAAQLCWTALGDTDRKPAVVLLHGGPGLPDYLGDVAPLIADLAPVYRYDQRGAGRSPWRGAHSLARHVDDLAELLDAWDVPRAVLIGHSYGADLASRFCLRHSDRVAAVLLMCGPFTGDWRTDYRAERRRRMTLAQQERRRALQELPHRTEEQEVELLTLSWFTDHADPVRGWQWAAQDARLRRPVNWSMNDELGSDGRADPLDEHLADLRACLPERAELLAGAGDPRPVSALQSLALRLDLPLTRIEDAGHEPWLEQPDAVRAHLRRFVQGAVGA